A stretch of the Duncaniella dubosii genome encodes the following:
- a CDS encoding beta-class carbonic anhydrase, which yields MIDEIIRYNREFVASEGYRRYETSKYPDKRIAIVTCMDTRLVELLPAALGIRNGDVKMIKNAGGTITNPFDSTMRSLLVAVYELGVNEIMVIGHTGCGVQGMDAEEMLHLMRERGIDEEHISLMRHCGIDLNSWLHGFTDTPEAVAETVNLIRNHPLMAKDVRVSGYIMDSATGLLQNI from the coding sequence ATGATTGACGAAATTATTCGGTATAATCGCGAGTTCGTAGCCTCTGAAGGCTATCGCCGCTATGAGACATCCAAGTATCCCGACAAACGCATAGCAATCGTGACCTGCATGGACACACGTCTTGTCGAGCTCCTCCCGGCCGCCCTCGGTATCCGTAATGGAGATGTCAAGATGATCAAGAACGCCGGCGGCACAATCACCAATCCCTTTGACTCCACCATGCGTTCGCTGCTCGTGGCTGTCTACGAACTCGGAGTCAACGAGATCATGGTCATAGGCCACACCGGCTGCGGTGTGCAGGGCATGGATGCCGAGGAAATGCTCCACCTGATGCGTGAACGCGGAATCGACGAGGAACACATATCGCTCATGCGCCACTGCGGAATCGACCTAAACAGCTGGCTTCACGGATTCACCGACACTCCCGAAGCCGTCGCAGAGACCGTCAACCTCATCCGCAACCACCCTCTGATGGCCAAGGATGTCCGAGTCAGCGGCTACATCATGGACTCAGCCACAGGTCTCCTCCAAAACATCTGA